A segment of the Carya illinoinensis cultivar Pawnee chromosome 1, C.illinoinensisPawnee_v1, whole genome shotgun sequence genome:
AGACTGGTACCCAGAATAACAAGCAGTGTATTGGCAGAAAATATTTCTGCATTTTGATTTTCTGCAATTTGCTTATAGATTGGTCGAAGGAACTACAAAAACCATGGGAAAGGAAAATTAATGCCACACAAGCTGTATTTCATTATAAGAAAACTTCTTAGAGATAATAATGCAGCCATCGTGATCCAAGTTCtaacaggaaaaataaaataaaaatcccaGGCATCTTCTTAAGACACAAAAAGAAATTAACCTTTAAAAAACTCCTACAACTGTGAGCATTATAAGTTTTAGTAGAATCAGGGCATCAACAACCTAGAAAGGGGCTCTATTTATCACTTGCAAATCCCAAATGGCCCAAAAAACTAATAAGGTTTATCAAGATATCCtgagatgatattatgaatCGCAAATGAGTGCATATCAAATCCACAAAACTAACCAGAACCTTAGCACTTAATGGATCTGTAGCAGATTTTATGTAATATCAGAAGTGGCCAATGAAAAGTGGTGCCAGGGTCATACTAATCTCACAGATTTCTGAAACTTACCAAACGTCCACCAGCAATTATGGCAGTGATGGCAACTACTGCCTTAACCGCAGCCAATCCAAGAGCTTCAGCAATGGCTTGGAAACCAACCTGAAAAACAGCAGATGAATTTCTCTCAAATGACAGAATAAAGTGATACAAGAAATCATGacaataaaaacaacaaaaaattagaAGTAAATAATTTCCATATCTATACTCAAAAAGAACAAATAATTATTCTGCATTAAATGATCAACATCAAAATGTGTAGAAAGCAAGGTTGGATCAGGAAGTTTGGGGTTGATCCATGAATGCCACATGCAATGGAATGAACACCACCGGAGGATGCAGGTCATTCCTGTCATCTTAACATGTTTGACTGAAAAAGAACTCCAAGAAGCTTTAGTTTGCTAAATAATGAAACGAAGATGCAGAGCCAAGGAAATTTTGAGAGGgaaatagagaaagagagatgatAATAAGAAACTCTTATTTAGTAAACAATGCAATCTATCCATCTGTAGTGTGACACTATCAGTATTGCactttttttaactatttgtcCGTTAACAGATTTGGAATggcatgaatttcttgtatcactaaactagcatgcataggcaatgctcttgtatatgtcatgcatacttgggctcttgcctattctcatgatcaataaaattttgtttaccaatCAAAAATAATTTCCGTTAACAGATTACCTTGACCCTGCCATATATTTTCTCTTGTTGTCTTCTAATTTCTAATCAACCGTCTTTAGCCCTTTTTGGCAAGCAATATAAATTTCTTAAgaatgaaaaatgcaaaatcCAACTAATAAGAGGAGCACCAAACTAGAGAAGTAAAGGATCAAGAAACTCCTGAAAGCAAGATAAAGAAAGTCAAGAGCAGCCATCCAGTGGAAGAGGGTTTCAAAGAAGAAAGCCTTGAATAAGTATTCATGGCATTCACCCTATTTGATAAAGCAATGAAAAGGAAAGCCAAAGTACAAGAAGGTATTACCCCTCCTTTGGATGAATTGGGCGAGATAAGAGGAATGAGTATCAGCAAAACAACAACAGCCAAATCCTGTAAGGAACCGAAATAAATGAAAGCAATTAACTTTAAATTGCATATCTTTGTATGAAATTAAAAGAGTAAAGAGCagcaggaaaaaagaaaaaaagaaaaaacaagaaggTATGGAATTCTACACATTCTGATCAAGAAGCAAGGCTATATGGAAGCTAAATACCAATATTATGCATCTTTGcatatcaattttatattttcctCCTAGCATACTGTGAAAATATAAGCAAGCACATGACGGAGCAAGCAACGGCATGCACGTCCGCAAGTAAGAAGCAGTTCAGTCAGGCATATCATCTGAATAAAGGAGCTGCAATATCTTGCACAAGACATTTATTTCAAGGCAAGATGCTTCTTAAGCCGTAATTTCAAAACTAACCTGGAAAAGCAAGACAGAAAATGTGGCTCGCCCATGGCGTGATGTGCTCTCACCTCGTTCTTGCAACACCTGCAAAAGAGGTCGACAAAATTTGATTCACTTATCTATTGCAAACATGTCAAATTGTGAGTTCCTGCCATTTTCACTGATATAGAAATATGTTTAGCAAGATGTTCAGCATAAAATCAGAGGTGTGATAAGCCACATTATTATAGAATCATGGACTAAGCCTAACGGGTGTTTTCACAGATTTTGAAAGAGGTagaaaaagtaattaatattGAAAAGACACAACATAATTCAGAGGATTCACAAGTCTGTTGTATGGTATAACACTAATGCAAAATAGGGAGGGTTGTAGTACAAGGAAATAGGGATGTCCTAGAAGTAGGAGCAAAATATGTTCACTATAGCTACCTCTTACCTGGAGTACAACAGCAGTGGATGACAGTGCCAGGCCATTCCCAATGACAATTGCTGCAGGACTAGGCAGCCCGCAAACAAAATGAGCAACCAAGCCAATCACCACTGCTGTCACTAAAACCTGCATTTGTATTGCATATTAGGGAATCTAAGGAGAAaccaaacacaaatgataacCAGAAAAGATTTAAGTTTCACAATCACCTGAGCAGAGcctaatccaaaaacatatttcttcATGGAGCTTAGCCTTTCAACAGAGAGCTAAAAAACCCAGTTCAAAGCATCAACTGATGATTTTTTATTAGGACATCTAAAATGTAAAAGTACAgcagaatattaaaaataaacccaacctCAAGTCCAATAttaaacaacaagaaaacaactCCAAATTCAGCAATTGCCTTTGTCCCATGCACATGGCGAATGATGGATAGGCCATAGGGCCCAATCAGGATGCCAGCAGCCAAGTAACCAAGAACAGGACTTCCTATAAATTCCAGAAGATAAGATATACACCATCACATAAAACTTTGGACAGATgtattaaaaaggaaataaaagaccAGTGACATAGGCACAGATGATGGCTTGGCACATAAATAACCAGAAAAGCTGGTCACCATTTCTGGCTTAGTTCAAGAAAGCAAAACAGAAGATAAACAAGGAAACtgaaatatagaaaagaaaaaggcctCTCGGTAATTTGTCGATTAACAGTTATTATTGTCAGTGATATGGGATCGTGCACCTAAACAAATTCAAATTCTAAAAGCATCTACAACTACAGCCTTAGTGCATTCAATAATAAAGTTCAAGGGTCTTGAAGGATAATACAAATTCAAATACCTCCAGGAATTTTTTGAAAGGTAGGCACAAATATTACGCTAGCAAGCAATAACCACAACATGTCGAACAGGGAAGCTTCCTCCGCATTCACCTAAGAAATAATTGTGGAAATGATCAGATCAAAAAATTCTAGGCATGCTAGACTTAAGACTAAAAGGCGGAAGCAATGAAGGAAAATATGATGGCATGCCTCTTCAGGAGGAGGAAACCCCGCAATTAGCTTTTTAATTCTCTTAGGTAGTTTCCGCAATTGTTGAATCATAGGCTTTGCACTTGACGAAACTTCTTCAATACCAGCTTCAATACTGGTGCTGATGAGCTCAGGAGGTTGCAGCAGCTGAGCATTCCTCTCCGCACGATTAGCATAAAAAGATACCCTGTTAAGATTTCAGCATCTTGTAATCAGTGGGAGAAAACGGTCACACTGCAGATAACAATCTAATCAAAGAATAAAGGCAGAGCATAGTCTTTCTGAAAAACCAAGTAAGAAAGTATCTATATATTTAAGGCATTCAAGTACTGCCTGCCTTTTTCGGGTAAGTAAAGACCCTCTTAGCCAATAAacaagagaaaagcacaaatgGGAAAACAAGTTGATAAGACCAGGACAATAttattgagagaaaaaaaagtcaGTCCCTATCATTTACACATAATATTCATAAAGAAAAGAATCTCTCTCAAAGATCATTCTCTCAGAGATGCTTAGAACCCCAGAAATCTTATGCCAGATCAGAGGACTCATGCTTGCCTGAGACAATAATATTCATCAACTATGCAGTATACGAATTATTTAGAAAAGCAGTGTAgcaagattaaaaatatatattttttaaagcgatGAAACTTTATTAGAAAGAGCAAAAGGTGCAACCCTGGTACACACGattatacaaaagaaacaccaatctagaaggagaaagaatgaaaataaaatatttagtaacGAAAATCAAAACCAAGAAGTAGCATTTCTGATACATACCCTGCTCCAAATAGCAACAACCCAAAAACTAGCTTAGGCCATTGCTTCCTCACAGACTCCATGAGACCCTGGAAAACTGATGCTAGAGTCAACTCAGTCCCATCTACAGTAAAGGAGAAAAATGATGCAGAAAAGAAGCGAGAAGATTTCTTCAACAATGCCTTGGGAGAATTAAAGGGTGATGTCTCCTTAGTCAAATCCTTCTGCACATCCTGCTTTTTTGATTGAACCACATTCTTAGATTTTTCTGCTTCTAGTTCAACTTCCTTAGGTGAGTCTAGACTTAACTTTCCATTCTCATGATCACTTGAATCATCAGATTGGTTTatgtattcaaaattttgattgCTTTTGCCAGGCAGACTATCTGGTAAAGGCTTGACAACAAAAGAATCACCATCAGCTAGCACATCACTGTCCCTTTCAACAGTAACATCACCAGAAACACCTTGGACGGTATTCTCCTCCTCAATGACAGCCTCTTCAATCAGGACCTGTCCTTGGATGGTTTCTGCATGATCAACATAAGAACTGGACAGAGATTTCTCAGCTTTCTGGAATGCAATCTCTGCATCATTTAGTTGTTGTGTGGCCTCAAGTTCAAAGGCAACAGCTTGCTCAGCTAAAAGCATTATGTTTGCTACATCCTCCTCCACTTTCAAGGCACTCAACTGCGCTTTCTCTGCAACTTCGTTCAACTTGTCCACTTCCTTCTGCAACTCCTCCTTTTTACTCTGTAGGAACTTCAACTCTGCCTCACAATCTGTCAAATTCTCTTGACATTCTTTAATCTCATGTTGAGCAGCTAAAAGCGCTTTTTCCTCTTCATCAGACCCTTCAAAAGAATCATCTCCTCCTTTTGCAGCCTCAAAAGATTCTACCACCACCTTAAGCCTTGCCTCTGCTAATGAAAGAGCCATTGTTGCTTTTTGAACAGCCTCCTTGGCAACAGACTCTTCATTCACTATTTCCTGAATAGTATCAAGGGTAGAATTAACATCATTCCAAGAATTTGCCGCTTCATCCTGTAAAGCAATTGCAGTTTCTGATATTCTCTGGGCCTTCTCCTCAAAAATGGTACTATTGAGACGCGCAACTTCCAGTTCTCTCGCTGCCTTTTGCAACAATTCCCGCAGTTCATCCACACTAGGCGCCTCCACTTCTTCTCCCCGCCCCTTCTCTTCTCCGGAACCATTTAACTCATCACCATCAACTCCTAAGCTCTCATCACTACTTTCCACGAATTCCACATTTCGACCATTCCCATTTACATATGCTAAAGAATCATTACTCTGACACCATGACTGAACTGCTCTTGACCCCTTAAAAACATAGTCAAAGCCACAAAAAAATGATCGTCTCAAATTTGAACTCCACAGTTGACTACCAAAATCTCCAGTGGACACCATATTAGAATTCTTAGAAGCATTAGAAGCAATATTTCTTTTAGTCTTCTTATTCAAATGCAATTTCGAAAAAATTCTCGAATTACACAGAAAGTTACAGCCAAAGTCTCCGCCTTTAAACTGCAAATGCGAATCAAAATGGTCCAAAGTCTTATAACTCGTGCCCTCACAGCCATGGAACACATTCAGCTGCTGAAAACTACAGGCAAAATCCATATTTCTCAACCCTTTGTAGTAGAGAACTCTATAGTGCACAAATCTTCATACACCAAGTCGACAATACATTTCAGATACTCACTTCAGCCCCTAGTCAACACCTGGtgaaagaaaatcaaatttcagaaaatgaaacGCATGCACAATATTACTGAATCCAGTCCTCATTACTTCTGTATAAAAccgattttcaatttttctccaACCCTAGAACCACGTATACATGCATTGGGATGTTGCATACACACACCATACGCACATAAATTACATGTATGTCTCTATACCAAGATAAACGCGAGTGAATAAAAATTGTCACTATTTTAAGCTGCTAGCTACGAGCACCAGTAATATTCGCAACGTGAAGATAActaatatttgtatatatacatTAGGCGGATGTACACAGGCATACAGACATGTAGCATGTATTTAGCATGCAAGTATAAGCATATGTATAAGAATGGTTGGACTAACCGATCATCAGAGGGAACTTTTGGAGAGCGAGCTGAGAAAATCAATGGCAGAACTTCGGGTGAAAAATGACAGAACTACTAACAAATtgacttaaatttaaattaattggaCTATTATTTTGTCCAGTAAATGAATGTAAATTTTCTCTACAGGCTCTACTTTCTCCCTGTTTGGGAGGTAAGAAACAGCGAGAAAATGAGAGTTGGCCGAGAAAATGTGATTATTAGTGGACCAATTTTCAGTTGAGCGAATTTACAGAAATGGCTGGATTGATATTACTTGTGCTAGGAATATCCTCGAAAATACTATTCCCACTCGCCTAGACCCTCGTGTGAAACACCAGCCAATGGTGCGTGCGTGacgttagattttgaaaaattttgtctcaTGGAGTAATCAAAGTGAcgtaatattatatttaaattattaaaattaaataatttaactgtCATTAcgttttttttatcttatatattttcatagttttaatcattaaatattaattgatgAAGTAAgtcttcaaaatttaataatttaatttatacccTATGCATGTTCTTTTATGTGAATGTTGCGaggttcataaaaaaattttaaaacaaaatttaaaaattggattgagaagatttttaaatatttttataaggtttgtaaaCATAATCAatctattttaatagaataatgatatatatatttctagaaaATACACATTTTAAGTTGTGCAAGTCTCatgcattttctttaaaaataagtaagattcactattaagaaataatatattcatgtgaattttaaatttacctATTTTTTTACAAGAAATAGGTAGAACTTATACactttaaaattacaaatatcatttatgttaatatttttttacccaTGTGATCAAGCGGTGATGATCCATTCACAAAGAATTGCTTGATCATAAAGTACTCATTTAAAGGAGTGTGGTGCATATCATATGCCTATCACATAAATAGGAGaagttttattattaagaattcataaatttatacagttttatatgatatgttagatcttttttattataaaaataattttataatctaatataccaTGTCAagttacgtcaatttataaatttatttttgttaaataactaaaatatttctttataaataggGATGATGTGACACATAAATTATAAGAGATGGGTAAAGACAACTAGTCATGATCAGATGTAGTCATTGGTTTTAGGTACCAAGTATTGTAACATATCTCGATTGGAAATGGTCTAACGCTATTATAAATGGAATGGAAAGAATATTTAGCCCAACGTAATACTAAACATGTGTGCTCTATATAGAGAGTTGATGAATATGGATAAGACACTAAATTCCATTTTTGCTGTCGCTATATATAGTTGCTTTGTGGTCTCTGGTTGGTAGTTTTTTCCGTCTATCTAGCCATAACTGCTATTGATAAGGAAATGGCTACGAATCTACCTAGTAAggggtttctttttctttttctccttttttttttttttttttttttgagcaaaagaATACTTTTCATCCTGTGTATGGAAGAAGGACTCTTGTCTGTCCAACCTATCTCTTCTTCATTCtgtattttgctatttttggtaaCTGGTGCGCCATTTGATTCCCTTCCCTATGTACAAAGGCTAATGACCACCTTCTACTTATACTTATTGTCTTCTTTATGTCTTCTATAATCTGTCTTCTCCTCAATTCATCCTCTTCTTCAGTATTTACAACATCAATAACAGCTTTTGCATCACTTTTCAGAATTACATCTCTGAACCTCAGCCTAGTGCACATTTCAATTGCCTTCCACAGTGGATACCTTTCTGCTATAAACGGGGATGTAACATGATATATTGGAACACCCATTGAGTCATAACATCACCAGGGGGTTGCTTTGGTTGTGGATTTGGCTGGCAAAAGTGGCCCCTCTTAGATTAGGGAAGGAATTTGTACATAATTATGCagcaaaaatgtgaaaaaaatggtgtgtaCGTTTGGTTATGTTTGTTCAACTATTAATCGTAAACATCTGAGTAGAAAGAAGTAGGAATGGGTTATGAATTATGGTATCTCAAGATTCTCAACTCAATTAAAAATAGAACCCATTTTTGTGAgttttaacatatataattatccaACAAAAATCAATTGAAAAAAGTACATAATAAATACACTGCCCCGTGCTTGTTACTTTTAAAAACACGATCAATAACTTCAAAAGAATGTGTGAACAAGTTCGATTTGAATTTCAACAGTGGGAGGCAATGCACTCAACAAAAGAAAACGAAatacagaaagaaagaaaaattgcttTTGTGTGTTGTCCTTGAAGTGCCTTCTCTAGGATTGCTCTTGTGTGTTGTCCTCTGGTTCGGCTTCGGCTTCTGGGTTTGGGTCAGAGTCTGCTGCTTCTGGAGGTGCCTGATCATTCTTCTTGTGGGTAGCAGACTGCAGGACATGGTGGTAGTTTCCTTTCTCCATGAAGAGCTGAGCGAAATGGTGCTTGCAGTACAGAACTCCATCAAGGGCAGCATATGAAGAATGTGTAAGATGGCACCCACCACGAGCACACCTAAAGCATGTCTTGTGGTAACATTCTCCTTCTAATGTCACCTATAAggtcaaaaaacaaaaacaaaggaaaacaatGTTACTTTTGCTTAACAGATATTCAATATGTTAGAGGAAGGGAGGAATTGCACTTCATATGTGGTCTAAAAATTGCCTTGACTTCGAAATGCCAATGAGTGGTTAGCAGCTTATGTATATATGTGGTTAGAAATATAAATACTCACACACACAAATGCCAATATATGGTTAGAAGATTATCCTTTTAAACCTAATAGCCACCAACCTTTTCAAGAGGATACACTGTTTTGGAGCAAGTGGCACATTTGTCTTGGGTTCCACAGAACATGGAAGAGAGCTTGCTTGGAGCCCTAGTCtgtcaaagatataaaattttattattttatttttaattacaaaaaataacaaaaactgaTAAACGTGAAGTG
Coding sequences within it:
- the LOC122309666 gene encoding K(+) efflux antiporter 2, chloroplastic-like; translation: MDFACSFQQLNVFHGCEGTSYKTLDHFDSHLQFKGGDFGCNFLCNSRIFSKLHLNKKTKRNIASNASKNSNMVSTGDFGSQLWSSNLRRSFFCGFDYVFKGSRAVQSWCQSNDSLAYVNGNGRNVEFVESSDESLGVDGDELNGSGEEKGRGEEVEAPSVDELRELLQKAARELEVARLNSTIFEEKAQRISETAIALQDEAANSWNDVNSTLDTIQEIVNEESVAKEAVQKATMALSLAEARLKVVVESFEAAKGGDDSFEGSDEEEKALLAAQHEIKECQENLTDCEAELKFLQSKKEELQKEVDKLNEVAEKAQLSALKVEEDVANIMLLAEQAVAFELEATQQLNDAEIAFQKAEKSLSSSYVDHAETIQGQVLIEEAVIEEENTVQGVSGDVTVERDSDVLADGDSFVVKPLPDSLPGKSNQNFEYINQSDDSSDHENGKLSLDSPKEVELEAEKSKNVVQSKKQDVQKDLTKETSPFNSPKALLKKSSRFFSASFFSFTVDGTELTLASVFQGLMESVRKQWPKLVFGLLLFGAGVSFYANRAERNAQLLQPPELISTSIEAGIEEVSSSAKPMIQQLRKLPKRIKKLIAGFPPPEEVNAEEASLFDMLWLLLASVIFVPTFQKIPGGSPVLGYLAAGILIGPYGLSIIRHVHGTKAIAEFGVVFLLFNIGLELSVERLSSMKKYVFGLGSAQVLVTAVVIGLVAHFVCGLPSPAAIVIGNGLALSSTAVVLQVLQERGESTSRHGRATFSVLLFQDLAVVVLLILIPLISPNSSKGGVGFQAIAEALGLAAVKAVVAITAIIAGGRLFLRPIYKQIAENQNAEIFSANTLLVILGTSLLTARAGLSMALGAFLAGLLLAETEFSLQVESDIAPYRGLLLGLFFMTVGMSIDPKLLVSNFPVISGTLGLLIGGKTLLVALVGRLFGISIISAIRVGLLLAPGGEFAFVAFGEAVNQGIMTSQLSSLLFLVVGISMALTPWLAAGGQLIASRFELHDVRSLLPVESETDDLQDHIIICGFGRVGQIIAQLLSERLIPFVALDVRSDRVAVGRALDLPVYFGDAGSREVLHKVGAERACAAAITLDSPGANYRTVWALSKYFPNVKTFVRAHDVDHGLNLEKAGATAVVPETLEPSLQLAAAVLSQAKLPMSEIAATINEFRSRHLSELTELCENTGSSLGYGFSRMVSRPKTQSSDPSDENQVSEGTLAI
- the LOC122309672 gene encoding LIM domain-containing protein PLIM2b-like, whose amino-acid sequence is MAFTGTLDKCKVCDKTVYVVDMMSLEGLPYHKSCFKCSHCKGFLSMSSYSSMDGVLYCKPHFEQLFKESGNFSKNFQTGAAKSSEKQGELTRAPSKLSSMFCGTQDKCATCSKTVYPLEKVTLEGECYHKTCFRCARGGCHLTHSSYAALDGVLYCKHHFAQLFMEKGNYHHVLQSATHKKNDQAPPEAADSDPNPEAEAEPEDNTQEQS